A region from the Panthera uncia isolate 11264 chromosome D3 unlocalized genomic scaffold, Puncia_PCG_1.0 HiC_scaffold_8, whole genome shotgun sequence genome encodes:
- the LOC125914696 gene encoding 40S ribosomal protein S3a translates to MAVGKNKRLTKGGKKGAKKKVVDPFSKKDWYDVKAPAMFNIRNIGKTLVTRTQGTKIASDGLKGRVFEVSLADLQNDEVAFRKFKLITEDVQGKNCLTNFHGMDLTRDKMCSMVKKWQTMIEAHVDVKTTDGYLLRLFCVGFTKKRNNQIRKTSYAQHQQVRQIRKKMMEIMTREVQTNDLKEVVNKLIPDSIGKDIEKACQSIYPLHDVFVRKVKMLKKPKFELGKLMELHGEGSSSGKATGDETGAKVERADGYEPPVQESV, encoded by the coding sequence ATGGCGGTAGGCAAGAACAAGCGCCTTACGAAAGGCGGCAAAAAGGGAGCCAAGAAGAAAGTGGTTGAtccattttcaaagaaagattGGTATGATGTAAAAGCACCAGCAATgtttaatataagaaatattgGAAAAACACTAGTCACGAGAACTCAAGGAACCAAAATCGCATCTGATGGCCTTAAGGGTCGTGTGTTTGAAGTAAGCCTGGCTGATTTGCAGAATGATGAAGTTGCATTTAGGAAATTCAAGCTAATTACTGAAGATGTTCAGGGCAAAAACTGCCTGACTAATTTCCATGGCATGGATCTTACCCGGGACAAAATGTGCTCCATGGTCAAAAAATGGCAGACCATGATTGAAGCTCACGTTGATGTCAAAACTACCGATGGGTATTTGCTTCGTCTCTTTTGTGTCGGTTTTACTAAAAAACGCAACAATCAGATTCGGAAGACCTCTTATGCTCAGCACCAACAGGTCCGCCAAATTCGGAAAAAGATGATGGAAATCATGACCCGAGAGGTGCAGACAAATGACTTGAAAGAAGTTGTCAATAAATTGATTCCAGACAGCATCGGAAAAGACATAGAGAAGGCTTGTCAGTCTATTTATCCACTTCATGATGTCTttgttagaaaagtaaaaatgctgaAGAAGCCCAAGTTTGAATTGGGAAAGCTCATGGAGCTTCATGGTGAAGGTAGCAGTTCTGGAAAAGCTACTGGGGATGAGACTGGTGCTAAAGTTGAGCGAGCTGATGGATATGAGCCACCAGTCCAAGAATCTGTTTAA